The following coding sequences lie in one Deltaproteobacteria bacterium genomic window:
- a CDS encoding serine protein kinase PrkA, which yields MQARSYLKSVGDEVKSAFVQNRMILSFEEYMEDVFLKAPRLQARNAAQYVKDVFDFFGSEQRETPIGPVRRFKLFDLVGADAREGRVAGHEEVQNAIYRIIGSFVRAGRINKLILLHGPNGSAKSSLIGAVMRAMEQYSREPQGALYRVNWVFPSSKLVKGSIGFGGKGGEGSSDVSTFAHLEGDAIDARIVCEMKDHPLFLIPRGERKKLLERTCEAKNSEQSPQNVDFVLSDYVLDGELCHKCRQIYSGLLQSYGGDFQQVMRHVQIERFYVSKRYQQAAVTVEPQMSVDASMHQLTADKSVANLPAALQNMVIFEPHGPLVSANRGIIDYSDLLKRPLEAFKYLLGTIETSQVPMDYFLLQLDEVLLASSNEKHLSAFKEIPDFPSFKGRIELVRVPYLRRSSVEDEIYAERVTSTSVGKHVAPHATEVAALWAVLTRLKKPIPDRYKGELREIIDDLAPLEKLRLYDSGSAPDRLGLTHAKELKKALPQIARESDSYPNYEGRLGASAREIKTVLLNAAQLENHRCLTAQAVLEELDHLVKDKSVYEFLQQEVVDGYHDHEEFVRVAEAEFLEAVDEEVRESMGLVSEQQYRELFERYVQFVSAFVKGEKMRNKITGAYEKPDENIMVEMESIVMPEGDDRGDFRRSLIASIGAHKLEHPDDPSMQYEKIFPDLFRRLRDHYFGERKKVIRRVRDNYYRYLNDEARSLLPKELAQIETMLKTMTTRYKYCEHCARDAILSLMKRRYAD from the coding sequence ATGCAAGCGCGCAGCTATCTGAAGAGCGTCGGCGACGAGGTGAAGTCCGCGTTCGTGCAGAACCGGATGATCCTCTCGTTCGAGGAGTACATGGAGGACGTGTTCCTCAAGGCGCCCCGCCTCCAGGCGCGCAACGCCGCGCAGTACGTGAAGGACGTCTTCGACTTCTTCGGCTCGGAGCAGCGCGAGACGCCCATCGGCCCGGTGCGGCGCTTCAAGCTCTTCGATCTCGTCGGCGCCGACGCGCGCGAGGGCCGCGTCGCTGGCCACGAGGAAGTGCAGAACGCGATCTACCGGATCATCGGCAGCTTCGTGCGCGCGGGGCGCATCAACAAGCTCATCCTGCTGCACGGGCCCAACGGCTCGGCCAAGAGCAGCCTCATCGGCGCCGTGATGCGCGCGATGGAGCAGTACTCGCGCGAGCCGCAGGGCGCGCTGTACCGCGTGAACTGGGTGTTCCCCTCGAGCAAGCTCGTGAAGGGGAGCATTGGGTTTGGCGGCAAGGGCGGCGAGGGCAGCAGCGACGTGAGCACCTTCGCGCACCTCGAAGGCGACGCCATCGACGCGCGCATCGTCTGCGAGATGAAGGACCACCCGCTCTTCCTGATCCCGCGCGGTGAGCGGAAGAAGCTGCTGGAGCGCACCTGCGAGGCGAAGAACAGCGAGCAGAGCCCGCAGAACGTGGACTTCGTGCTCAGCGACTACGTGCTCGACGGCGAGCTCTGCCATAAGTGCCGGCAGATCTACTCGGGCCTGTTGCAGAGCTACGGCGGCGACTTTCAGCAGGTGATGCGGCACGTGCAGATCGAGCGGTTCTACGTCTCCAAGCGCTACCAGCAGGCAGCGGTGACGGTGGAGCCGCAGATGAGCGTGGATGCGTCGATGCACCAACTCACGGCGGACAAGTCCGTCGCGAACTTGCCGGCGGCCTTGCAGAACATGGTCATCTTCGAGCCGCACGGACCGCTGGTGTCGGCGAACCGCGGCATCATCGACTACTCGGACTTGCTCAAGCGTCCGCTCGAGGCCTTCAAGTACCTGCTCGGCACCATCGAGACCTCGCAGGTGCCGATGGACTACTTCCTCTTGCAGCTCGATGAGGTGCTGCTGGCGTCGAGCAACGAGAAGCACCTCTCGGCGTTCAAGGAGATACCGGACTTCCCCTCGTTCAAGGGGCGCATCGAGCTGGTGCGCGTGCCGTACCTGCGCCGCTCGAGCGTGGAGGACGAGATCTACGCGGAGCGCGTGACGAGCACGTCGGTGGGCAAGCACGTGGCGCCGCACGCGACGGAGGTGGCCGCGCTCTGGGCGGTCCTCACGCGGCTCAAGAAGCCGATACCGGATCGTTACAAAGGCGAGCTGCGCGAGATCATCGACGACCTCGCTCCGCTCGAGAAGCTGCGCCTCTATGACTCGGGCTCTGCGCCGGATCGCCTGGGGCTCACGCACGCCAAGGAGCTGAAGAAGGCGCTGCCGCAGATCGCGCGCGAGAGCGACAGCTACCCGAACTACGAGGGCCGGCTCGGCGCGAGCGCGCGCGAGATCAAGACAGTGCTGCTCAACGCCGCGCAGCTCGAGAACCACCGCTGCCTCACCGCGCAGGCCGTGCTCGAAGAGCTCGACCATTTGGTGAAGGACAAGAGCGTCTACGAGTTCCTGCAGCAGGAGGTCGTCGACGGCTACCACGACCACGAGGAGTTCGTGCGCGTGGCGGAGGCCGAGTTCCTCGAGGCCGTGGACGAGGAGGTCCGCGAGTCGATGGGCCTGGTGAGCGAGCAGCAGTACCGCGAGCTCTTCGAGCGCTACGTGCAGTTCGTCTCGGCCTTCGTGAAGGGCGAGAAGATGCGCAACAAGATCACCGGCGCGTACGAGAAGCCCGACGAGAACATCATGGTGGAGATGGAGTCCATCGTGATGCCCGAGGGCGACGACCGCGGCGACTTCCGGCGCTCGCTGATCGCCAGCATTGGCGCGCACAAGCTCGAGCACCCGGATGATCCGAGCATGCAGTACGAGAAGATCTTCCCGGATCTCTTCCGGCGGCTGCGCGACCACTACTTCGGCGAGCGCAAAAAGGTGATTCGGCGCGTGCGCGACAACTACTACCGCTACCTGAACGACGAGGCGAGGTCGCTGCTCCCCAAGGAGCTCGCGCAGATCGAAACCATGCTGAAGACGATGACCACTCGCTACAAGTACTGCGAGCACTGCGCGCGCGACGCGATCTTGTCGCTGATGAAGCGACGCTACGCGGACTGA
- a CDS encoding Ig-like domain-containing protein: protein MSNRLFACCAILGALAITGCFKSPGGPAQTPPKNCTANTDCTAGNRCVSGACQPGCRGDTDCPNNGRCNADGTCGTRPACSVDTDCPAAFVCQGGTCACTTDYACWTELDGGLPDTSLICVTGKCQSSSNCTSNADCTDGRYCGPASVCTAPCLQDSDCGGTSQLGGALTCHDGQCTSPCIADSVPNGGAGGCRDGQICTNGLCVPEQCATFADCGDPTLYCTSATHGHCAAVQICDPTIPDACGPVSECTTYTADTCPPGFNCNQPVCIAETACLTDAQCNQDQICEFGGCRTAPACNVSSDCPGNDDCIGGHCVQHVCRGPGDCAGGQICSGGICQAPNDGGDVDHVRLLTPIPTLEVGQTEQLAAVALTASGIARSVDHFEWSTSPDGGAATVDANGLLTAVAPGTATLTVGFTKPNGTQATPDTATFNVIAAATGGRVLVVDSITGAPISGANVRLCQGYDGGSCVAATDLTTDASGTANFTAPTSAYDLSAADPTLDSSGRPVHDIVHLLGITTTDVLIPLPVNAAGEAAGFTGSIDFSQVQTTGGVRVGLAGSSIPDLASFDLTDIVGQQPWTAKATVDTGTIGGIGGIGGIQLPGLDGGTISVPMTGATVADVDQLGGLPVSVRIKDTVYALGTPGLRAGWAFAGRVDAQLFFGSYSSSIQTGALGGVLPFFGAFNHGLRAAIDESSLPLVLDREDLDGNGVCEDTSICGNGGQRLPDYAHFPSRLFAPAQPQSLRVDVLTPSGPSGTGQIILLAGAQVPGAGLLPLGLTSATPGAGQADTVVRLAPLYGGFEASGYALLAMATPGGNGTGVGSNDGGVTVTQAAGVSVALARDGTLPQQVDLSAAMMPFFANPHYDPAGRNFTPGDGWSTLAPAAQLLRLAVVGTQQRAFVYASPQAILGGFQVPLAPGSPASDPALDPSSQATVAALQLPPGDDLDGLASLSGDTLLDLSRLTQGFSRAPAQ, encoded by the coding sequence ATGTCCAACCGGCTTTTTGCGTGCTGCGCCATCCTCGGGGCGCTGGCGATCACGGGCTGCTTCAAGAGCCCCGGCGGCCCGGCCCAGACGCCGCCCAAGAACTGCACGGCCAACACGGACTGCACGGCTGGCAATCGCTGCGTGAGCGGCGCCTGCCAGCCTGGCTGCCGCGGAGACACCGACTGCCCCAACAATGGCCGCTGCAACGCGGATGGCACTTGTGGCACGCGCCCGGCGTGCTCGGTGGACACGGACTGCCCCGCGGCGTTCGTCTGCCAGGGCGGCACCTGCGCCTGCACCACCGACTACGCCTGCTGGACCGAGCTCGACGGCGGCCTGCCCGACACGAGCCTCATCTGCGTCACGGGCAAGTGCCAGAGCTCCTCGAACTGCACCAGCAACGCGGACTGCACCGACGGCCGCTACTGCGGCCCGGCGAGCGTGTGCACGGCGCCTTGCCTGCAGGACTCGGACTGCGGCGGCACCAGCCAGCTCGGCGGCGCCCTCACCTGCCACGACGGCCAGTGCACCTCGCCCTGCATCGCGGACTCGGTCCCGAACGGCGGCGCGGGTGGCTGCCGCGACGGCCAGATCTGCACCAACGGCCTCTGCGTGCCCGAGCAGTGCGCCACCTTCGCCGACTGCGGCGACCCGACGCTCTACTGCACCAGCGCCACGCACGGTCACTGCGCAGCGGTCCAGATCTGCGACCCGACGATTCCGGACGCGTGCGGCCCGGTGTCCGAGTGCACCACCTACACCGCGGACACCTGCCCGCCGGGCTTCAATTGTAACCAACCGGTTTGCATCGCCGAGACGGCCTGCCTCACCGACGCCCAGTGCAACCAGGACCAGATCTGCGAGTTCGGCGGCTGCCGGACGGCGCCCGCGTGCAACGTGTCCAGCGACTGCCCGGGCAACGACGACTGCATCGGCGGCCACTGCGTGCAGCACGTCTGCCGGGGACCCGGCGACTGCGCGGGCGGCCAGATCTGCTCCGGCGGCATCTGCCAGGCCCCGAACGACGGCGGCGACGTGGACCACGTGCGGCTGCTGACGCCAATTCCGACTCTGGAAGTGGGCCAGACCGAGCAGCTCGCGGCGGTGGCGCTGACGGCCTCCGGCATCGCGCGCTCGGTCGACCACTTCGAATGGAGCACCTCGCCCGATGGCGGCGCCGCGACCGTGGACGCGAACGGCTTGCTGACGGCCGTCGCGCCCGGAACCGCGACGCTCACCGTGGGCTTCACCAAACCCAACGGCACCCAGGCCACGCCGGACACGGCCACGTTCAACGTCATCGCTGCTGCCACGGGCGGACGCGTGCTCGTGGTCGACAGCATCACCGGCGCGCCCATCTCGGGTGCGAACGTGCGGCTCTGCCAGGGCTACGACGGCGGCAGCTGCGTCGCCGCGACCGACCTCACGACCGACGCCAGTGGCACCGCGAACTTCACCGCGCCCACGAGCGCCTACGACCTCTCCGCCGCCGATCCGACGCTCGACTCGAGTGGCCGACCCGTCCACGACATCGTGCACCTGCTGGGGATCACGACCACCGACGTACTCATCCCGTTGCCGGTGAACGCTGCCGGCGAGGCCGCGGGGTTCACGGGCAGCATCGACTTCAGCCAGGTGCAAACGACGGGCGGCGTGAGGGTCGGTCTCGCGGGCTCGTCGATACCGGACCTGGCCTCGTTCGACCTCACAGACATCGTCGGCCAGCAGCCCTGGACCGCGAAGGCGACCGTGGACACGGGCACCATCGGTGGCATCGGCGGCATTGGCGGCATCCAGCTGCCTGGCCTCGATGGCGGAACGATCAGCGTGCCCATGACCGGCGCAACCGTGGCCGATGTCGATCAGCTCGGCGGCCTGCCTGTCAGCGTGCGCATCAAGGACACCGTCTACGCGCTCGGAACGCCCGGTCTGCGCGCGGGCTGGGCCTTCGCCGGCCGCGTGGACGCGCAGCTCTTCTTCGGCTCGTACAGCTCGTCGATCCAGACCGGCGCGCTCGGCGGCGTGCTGCCCTTCTTCGGCGCCTTCAACCACGGCCTGCGCGCGGCCATCGACGAGAGCTCGCTGCCCCTGGTGCTCGACCGCGAGGACCTCGATGGCAACGGCGTCTGCGAGGACACCAGCATCTGTGGAAACGGCGGCCAGCGCCTGCCCGACTACGCCCACTTCCCCAGCCGGCTCTTCGCGCCCGCGCAGCCGCAGAGCCTCCGCGTGGACGTGCTCACGCCCTCGGGCCCGAGCGGCACCGGCCAGATCATCCTCCTCGCCGGCGCGCAGGTGCCCGGCGCCGGTCTCCTGCCGCTCGGGTTGACGTCGGCCACGCCCGGCGCGGGCCAGGCGGACACCGTCGTTCGACTGGCGCCGCTCTACGGCGGCTTCGAGGCCTCGGGCTACGCGCTGCTGGCGATGGCCACCCCGGGCGGGAACGGCACGGGCGTGGGCAGCAACGACGGCGGGGTCACCGTGACCCAGGCCGCGGGCGTCTCGGTGGCCCTCGCCCGCGACGGCACCTTGCCCCAGCAGGTCGACTTGAGCGCCGCCATGATGCCGTTCTTCGCCAACCCCCACTACGACCCGGCTGGTCGGAATTTCACGCCCGGCGATGGCTGGTCGACCCTCGCCCCGGCCGCGCAGCTGCTACGCTTGGCCGTGGTGGGGACCCAGCAACGCGCCTTCGTCTATGCGTCGCCGCAGGCCATCCTTGGCGGCTTTCAGGTTCCGCTCGCGCCAGGCAGCCCGGCGAGCGACCCCGCGCTCGACCCCTCGTCGCAGGCCACCGTGGCCGCCCTCCAGCTCCCCCCCGGCGACGACCTGGACGGCCTCGCCTCCCTCAGCGGCGATACCTTGCTCGACCTTTCTCGTCTGACTCAGGGCTTCTCTCGCGCTCCGGCGCAGTAA